One segment of Marvinbryantia formatexigens DSM 14469 DNA contains the following:
- a CDS encoding 4'-phosphopantetheinyl transferase family protein, with protein sequence MIYFCRKDLDSRGQKHGEQTGAARELLLAGLRLEYGIKQLPDIAADEMGKPYFPGMPQLFFNYSHCREGILCGISDAPIGVDLEPVREHKESLVRRVCHPREAALLQETEQKNPALTKIWVAKEAYLKYLGTGIRSDLRLLDMSAAVLHDEIRFGGCFLHFWRREDICMCACTEKPYSGELRQFEI encoded by the coding sequence ATGATTTATTTTTGCAGAAAAGACCTGGATAGCCGGGGACAGAAGCACGGGGAACAGACGGGGGCGGCAAGGGAGCTGCTTCTTGCCGGGCTTCGTCTGGAATATGGTATAAAGCAGCTCCCGGATATTGCGGCGGATGAGATGGGAAAGCCGTATTTTCCCGGAATGCCGCAGCTTTTTTTTAATTACAGCCACTGCCGGGAGGGAATTCTCTGCGGCATCAGCGACGCGCCCATCGGTGTCGATCTGGAACCGGTACGGGAACATAAGGAATCGCTTGTGCGGCGTGTGTGCCATCCGCGGGAGGCGGCACTTCTGCAGGAGACGGAGCAGAAGAATCCTGCACTGACGAAAATCTGGGTGGCGAAGGAGGCGTATCTGAAATATCTGGGTACCGGTATCCGCAGCGACCTGCGGCTTCTGGATATGTCCGCGGCGGTGCTGCACGATGAAATCCGTTTTGGCGGCTGCTTTCTGCATTTCTGGAGACGGGAGGATATTTGTATGTGCGCCTGCACAGAAAAGCCGTATTCCGGGGAATTGCGTCAATTTGAAATTTAA
- the sigK gene encoding RNA polymerase sporulation sigma factor SigK, giving the protein MKSFPKPLTPEEEAWFLQKYKEGDLEAKKILIERNLRLVAHVAKKYQKQGEDGEELIAVGTIGLIKAVSTFNHARTNKLATYAARCVENELLMLFRSRKKISREVSLNEPIGTDKEGNEISLIDVIEGENIDVIERMELDRNTRTLYRLLENVLTEREKEILKLRYGLYGKSEMTQREIADKMGISRSYVSRIEKSAVAKLRQHFLAS; this is encoded by the coding sequence ATGAAGTCTTTTCCAAAGCCGCTTACTCCCGAAGAAGAAGCCTGGTTTCTTCAGAAATATAAGGAAGGCGACCTGGAAGCGAAAAAAATTCTGATTGAGAGGAATTTGCGGCTGGTGGCGCATGTGGCGAAAAAGTATCAGAAGCAGGGGGAGGATGGGGAAGAGCTGATCGCCGTGGGAACCATCGGGCTGATTAAAGCAGTCTCTACCTTTAATCATGCAAGAACCAACAAGCTTGCTACCTATGCAGCGCGCTGTGTGGAAAACGAGCTGCTGATGCTGTTTCGCTCACGAAAGAAAATTTCACGGGAAGTATCCCTGAATGAGCCGATTGGAACAGATAAAGAAGGCAATGAAATCAGTCTGATCGACGTCATCGAGGGCGAGAATATTGACGTCATCGAACGCATGGAGCTGGACAGAAATACACGGACGCTTTACCGTCTGCTGGAAAATGTTCTCACGGAGAGAGAAAAAGAGATATTAAAGCTCCGGTACGGGCTTTATGGAAAATCGGAGATGACACAGCGGGAAATTGCTGATAAAATGGGAATATCAAGGTCCTACGTATCCAGAATCGAAAAGAGCGCGGTCGCAAAGCTGCGGCAGCATTTTCTCGCCTCATAG
- a CDS encoding helix-turn-helix domain-containing protein, with product MKRYKRIRDLREDSDITQTKMAEKLNISQRTYSRYENADSLMPLDILVQIADIHGVSIDYLLERTDVPGMYPRR from the coding sequence ATGAAGAGGTACAAAAGAATCAGAGACCTGCGTGAGGACAGCGATATCACACAGACGAAGATGGCAGAAAAACTGAATATCTCGCAGCGGACCTACAGCCGTTATGAAAATGCAGACAGTCTGATGCCGCTCGATATTCTGGTTCAGATTGCGGATATTCATGGTGTCAGCATAGATTACCTGCTGGAGCGCACGGACGTGCCCGGAATGTATCCGCGCAGATGA
- the holA gene encoding DNA polymerase III subunit delta yields MKNLIQDLKNNDFKNIYLLCGEEDYLKKQYKHRLQEALVAPEDTVNLNCYAGKNISVNELIDQAETLPFFAERRLLVIEDSGFFKSASAQLAQYLENVPPTTYFLFVEDEVDKRQKLYKAVKNHGRIVEFKRQTEDTLSRWILGILKKENRNITRRALELFLEKTGTDMNNISTELEKLLCYTMEKEVITPKDVEEICTTQTVNKIFEMVNAVSAGNNRRALDLYYDLLALKEPPMRILFLVTRQFNQLLQVKGLRSQGYDADSIAGKLGIQRFVAQGCVRQSERFTEAQLRRLVTQCVETEEAVKTGNLNEKLGVELILAKKS; encoded by the coding sequence ATGAAAAATCTGATACAGGATTTGAAAAACAACGATTTTAAAAATATCTATCTTCTCTGCGGAGAGGAGGATTATCTGAAAAAGCAGTATAAGCACCGCCTGCAGGAGGCGCTGGTCGCCCCGGAGGATACGGTCAATCTGAACTGCTATGCGGGGAAAAACATTTCTGTCAATGAGCTGATCGACCAGGCGGAAACGCTGCCGTTCTTTGCGGAGCGCAGGCTGCTGGTAATCGAGGACAGCGGTTTTTTTAAGAGCGCCAGCGCGCAGCTTGCGCAGTACCTGGAGAATGTGCCGCCCACCACGTATTTTCTCTTTGTGGAGGATGAAGTGGATAAGCGGCAGAAGCTCTATAAGGCGGTAAAGAATCACGGCAGAATCGTGGAATTTAAAAGACAGACGGAGGACACGCTTTCGCGTTGGATTCTGGGAATCCTGAAAAAAGAAAACCGGAATATCACGCGCAGGGCGCTGGAGCTTTTTCTGGAAAAGACCGGCACGGATATGAACAATATCAGTACGGAGCTGGAAAAGCTGCTCTGCTATACGATGGAAAAAGAGGTGATAACGCCTAAGGACGTTGAGGAAATCTGCACAACACAGACTGTCAATAAAATTTTTGAGATGGTGAATGCCGTATCTGCCGGAAACAACCGCAGGGCACTGGATTTATACTATGACCTGCTTGCCCTGAAGGAGCCGCCGATGCGGATTCTGTTCCTGGTGACGAGGCAGTTTAACCAGCTTCTGCAGGTGAAGGGGCTGCGCAGCCAGGGCTACGATGCGGACAGTATTGCCGGAAAGCTGGGGATACAGCGGTTTGTCGCGCAGGGCTGTGTGCGGCAGTCCGAGCGCTTTACCGAGGCGCAGCTAAGGCGGCTTGTCACGCAGTGTGTGGAGACGGAAGAGGCGGTAAAGACCGGAAATTTAAATGAAAAGCTTGGCGTGGAACTGATTCTTGCGAAAAAGTCATAG
- a CDS encoding small, acid-soluble spore protein, alpha/beta type, which produces MVFMPKNKKKIDLQNMEPEEKLKYEIAEELGLLDRVLKEGWRSLSAKETGRIGGLITKRRREEKV; this is translated from the coding sequence ATGGTTTTTATGCCGAAGAATAAGAAAAAAATTGATTTGCAGAATATGGAACCGGAAGAAAAGCTGAAATATGAGATTGCTGAGGAGCTGGGGCTGCTGGACCGGGTGCTGAAGGAGGGCTGGCGCTCACTTTCCGCGAAGGAGACAGGGCGTATCGGCGGTCTCATCACGAAGCGCAGACGGGAAGAAAAAGTATAG
- a CDS encoding PspC domain-containing protein: MKRLYKSSDDKMLCGVCGGIARYFNIDSTLVRLIFAILGITGGSGVLAYIIAVIIIPSEP; this comes from the coding sequence ATGAAAAGACTTTATAAATCGTCAGATGACAAAATGCTCTGCGGAGTGTGCGGGGGAATTGCGCGGTATTTTAATATCGATTCGACCCTGGTGCGTCTTATTTTCGCGATTCTCGGCATTACCGGGGGCAGCGGGGTGCTCGCCTATATTATCGCGGTGATTATTATACCATCCGAGCCGTAA
- a CDS encoding TIGR01906 family membrane protein produces MLKKIIEIILVPVTMLFLISAAVYLTLACRPLYYFDIQYLEIAEESGYSEAEIRENYDVLIDYNLSPRQDKLEFPTLPMSREGEIHFREVKAIFQLFLWALVVSIPVLIIAGIWFYRNKWEPVFLKWAGMLTPLFILLVGLLIAADWDRAFVLFHELVFRNDYWLFDPATDPVITILPDTYFLHCAVLILVLIAAGSAISVFIWKKCAKAAGGRHGRLPKTRRKGSGRNEKTL; encoded by the coding sequence ATGTTAAAGAAAATTATTGAAATCATTCTGGTGCCGGTCACGATGCTGTTTCTTATTTCAGCGGCTGTGTACCTGACGCTGGCGTGCAGACCATTGTATTATTTTGATATACAGTATCTGGAGATAGCGGAGGAGTCGGGTTATTCTGAAGCGGAAATCCGGGAAAACTACGATGTGCTGATTGATTATAATCTCTCGCCCCGGCAGGATAAGCTGGAATTTCCAACGCTGCCGATGTCGCGGGAGGGGGAAATCCATTTCCGCGAGGTGAAGGCGATCTTCCAGCTCTTTCTCTGGGCGCTGGTTGTCAGCATACCGGTGCTGATAATCGCGGGGATCTGGTTTTACCGGAATAAATGGGAGCCGGTATTCTTAAAATGGGCGGGGATGCTGACGCCGCTTTTCATTCTGCTGGTGGGGCTTCTGATCGCGGCGGACTGGGACCGGGCGTTTGTGCTGTTCCACGAGCTGGTTTTCCGGAACGATTACTGGCTGTTTGACCCGGCGACGGATCCAGTGATTACCATTTTGCCGGATACTTATTTTCTGCATTGTGCAGTGCTTATCCTGGTGCTGATTGCGGCAGGGTCTGCAATCTCTGTATTTATATGGAAGAAATGCGCGAAAGCGGCGGGCGGCAGGCATGGGCGGCTGCCGAAAACGCGCAGGAAAGGGAGTGGGAGAAATGAAAAGACTTTATAA
- the hemL gene encoding glutamate-1-semialdehyde 2,1-aminomutase, whose protein sequence is MTKSEQLFQEAVTLMPGGVNSPVRAFGSVQETPRFIERADGAYMTDADGNTYIDFVGSWGPMILGHNHPEVLKSVTETAAKGLSFGAATENEVKMARLICSMVPSVEMVRMVNSGTEAVMSAIRAARGFTRRNKIIKFMGCYHGHTDAMLVKAGSGVMTAGIPDSAGVPAGCTQDTLSAEYNNLESVQALFERCPEEIAAVIVEPVGANMGVVPPVEGFLSGLRALCDKYDSLLIFDEVITGFRLSAGGAQEYFGVKPDLTTFGKIIGAGMPVGAYGGRREIMEMVSPVGSVYQAGTLSGNPVAMAAGLSQLSILQNTPDFYKELNAKGDWFFGELDKLLERYAVPHCLNHIGSLGCVFFTGEQVNDYASAKTADTAAYGRYFAYMLNHGVYLAPSQFEAMFLSAAHGRETELAKTLQTVEDYVKENY, encoded by the coding sequence ATGACAAAATCGGAGCAGCTTTTCCAGGAGGCGGTCACACTGATGCCGGGCGGCGTAAACAGTCCGGTACGCGCTTTCGGGAGCGTGCAGGAGACGCCGCGTTTTATTGAGCGCGCGGACGGCGCGTATATGACGGATGCGGACGGCAATACCTATATTGATTTTGTCGGTTCCTGGGGACCGATGATTCTGGGACACAATCACCCGGAGGTTTTAAAAAGCGTTACGGAAACAGCAGCGAAGGGACTGAGCTTCGGTGCGGCGACAGAGAACGAGGTAAAAATGGCGCGCCTGATCTGCAGTATGGTTCCTTCCGTGGAAATGGTGCGCATGGTGAATTCCGGGACGGAAGCGGTGATGAGTGCGATCCGCGCGGCGCGGGGCTTTACGCGCCGGAATAAAATCATCAAATTCATGGGATGCTATCACGGACACACCGACGCCATGCTGGTGAAGGCAGGGTCGGGCGTCATGACGGCGGGCATTCCCGACAGCGCCGGCGTTCCGGCGGGCTGCACGCAGGACACGTTATCCGCAGAGTATAACAATCTGGAAAGCGTGCAGGCGCTGTTTGAACGCTGCCCGGAGGAAATCGCCGCGGTAATCGTGGAGCCGGTCGGAGCCAATATGGGCGTGGTGCCGCCGGTGGAAGGGTTTCTTTCCGGACTGCGCGCGCTCTGCGATAAGTATGACAGCCTGCTGATTTTTGATGAGGTCATTACAGGCTTTCGTTTAAGCGCCGGCGGAGCCCAGGAATATTTCGGCGTGAAGCCGGATCTGACGACCTTTGGCAAAATTATCGGAGCCGGAATGCCGGTCGGTGCATACGGCGGCAGAAGGGAAATTATGGAAATGGTATCTCCGGTGGGCAGCGTGTACCAGGCGGGGACCTTAAGCGGCAATCCGGTGGCAATGGCGGCAGGTCTGTCGCAGCTTTCCATTTTGCAGAATACGCCGGATTTTTATAAAGAGCTGAACGCAAAGGGAGACTGGTTCTTTGGGGAGCTTGATAAGCTTCTGGAGCGCTATGCGGTGCCGCACTGCTTGAATCATATCGGCTCGCTTGGCTGCGTATTCTTTACCGGAGAGCAGGTAAATGATTATGCTTCGGCAAAAACAGCGGATACGGCGGCATACGGCAGATACTTTGCGTATATGCTGAATCATGGAGTCTATCTGGCGCCGTCGCAGTTTGAGGCAATGTTCCTCTCCGCCGCGCATGGCAGGGAGACAGAGCTGGCAAAGACGCTGCAGACCGTGGAGGACTATGTTAAAGAAAATTATTGA
- the hemB gene encoding porphobilinogen synthase → MDLRKRPRRLRGGEAVRRMVRETRMDKASLIYPMFVMDGENRKEEIPSMEGQYRYSVDRMGECLQELQDAGVTAVMLFGIPAVKDELGSQAYAEDGIVQRALRYAREHFPQMYLVTDVCMCEYTSHGHCGVLAGHDVDNDRTLELLAKTALSHVQAGADMVAPSDMMDGRVLAIRNTLDAHGFSHIPVMSYAVKYASAFYGPFRDAAGSAPAFGDRRSYQMDFHNSREGIKEALLDEEEGADIIMVKPAMSYLDMVTKVKEAVHVPVASYSVSGEYAMVKAAAKQGWIDEERVICEMAASAYRAGSDIYITYFAKELAKFMDEGRIG, encoded by the coding sequence ATGGATTTGAGAAAACGCCCGCGGAGACTGCGCGGCGGGGAGGCTGTGCGCAGAATGGTGCGGGAGACGCGGATGGACAAGGCGTCTCTGATTTACCCGATGTTTGTGATGGACGGGGAAAATAGAAAGGAAGAAATCCCTTCGATGGAGGGGCAGTACCGCTACAGCGTCGACCGTATGGGAGAATGTCTGCAGGAGCTGCAGGACGCCGGAGTGACGGCTGTGATGCTGTTTGGTATTCCGGCGGTGAAGGATGAGCTGGGAAGCCAGGCGTATGCAGAAGACGGCATTGTGCAGCGGGCGCTGCGGTACGCAAGAGAGCATTTTCCACAGATGTATCTGGTCACGGATGTCTGCATGTGCGAGTATACCTCACACGGGCACTGCGGAGTGCTCGCCGGTCACGATGTGGACAATGACAGAACCCTGGAGCTGCTGGCGAAAACAGCGCTTTCCCATGTACAGGCGGGGGCGGATATGGTGGCGCCGTCCGATATGATGGATGGAAGAGTGCTCGCTATCCGTAATACGCTGGATGCGCACGGTTTTTCACATATTCCGGTGATGTCCTACGCCGTCAAATACGCGTCGGCATTTTACGGACCATTCCGCGATGCCGCCGGGTCGGCGCCCGCTTTCGGGGACCGCAGGTCTTACCAGATGGATTTCCACAACAGCCGCGAAGGTATAAAAGAAGCGCTGCTCGATGAGGAAGAAGGCGCAGATATCATCATGGTAAAACCGGCAATGTCCTATCTGGATATGGTGACGAAGGTGAAGGAGGCGGTTCATGTGCCGGTCGCTTCCTACAGCGTGAGCGGGGAATATGCGATGGTGAAGGCGGCGGCAAAGCAGGGCTGGATCGACGAAGAGCGTGTAATCTGCGAAATGGCGGCGTCAGCATACCGCGCGGGCAGCGATATCTATATTACGTATTTTGCGAAGGAGCTGGCAAAATTTATGGACGAAGGGAGAATCGGCTGA
- the cobA gene encoding uroporphyrinogen-III C-methyltransferase, whose amino-acid sequence MQGKVYLVGAGPADAGLFTRRGEEILKRAQVVVYDALVGQGVLGMIPRDAKLINVGKRASHHTMRQEEISRVLVEEAKQGQLVVRLKGGDPFLFGRGGEELELLVKEQIPFEVVPGVTSAISVPAYCGIPVTHRDYCSSVHIITGHRRVDKQYNIDFEALVRTGGTLVFLMGVTALADICSGLLEAGMRADMPAAVLQKGTTAAQKKIIATVSTLPEEAERRGVETPAIIVVGEVCRLAERFSWQEKKPLAGKKILVTRPRELVSEMAARLREQGAEVLELPAIRIVPRECAGEVEETLKNLRTFDWLAFTSPSGVRVFFENLKKCRLDIRSLSAVKLAVLGNGTGKELEKYGCYADLMPQQAYAQELGKALAEACRGGERILLFRAAAGSQELLEELAKVPGVVVNDLAAYDTVYETSPLIDVRAEFEEKKTDYAVFTSASTVRGFAESVPGLDFTKVRAVCIGRKTKAAADELGMETFMAEEPSMDAVVRLVEKLAGGSL is encoded by the coding sequence ATGCAGGGAAAGGTGTATCTTGTCGGGGCTGGTCCCGCTGATGCCGGATTATTTACGCGAAGAGGCGAGGAAATTTTAAAACGGGCGCAGGTGGTCGTCTACGATGCGCTTGTCGGGCAGGGCGTGCTTGGAATGATTCCGCGGGACGCGAAGCTGATTAACGTGGGAAAGCGCGCAAGCCACCATACGATGAGACAGGAGGAAATCAGCCGTGTGCTCGTGGAGGAGGCGAAGCAGGGACAACTGGTCGTGCGTCTGAAGGGCGGGGACCCGTTTCTGTTCGGCAGAGGCGGCGAGGAGCTGGAGCTTCTGGTGAAGGAGCAGATTCCCTTCGAGGTTGTGCCCGGCGTGACGTCGGCGATTTCGGTCCCGGCATACTGCGGGATTCCGGTCACGCACCGGGATTACTGTTCCTCTGTGCACATTATTACCGGGCACAGGCGCGTGGATAAACAGTATAATATTGATTTTGAGGCGCTGGTGCGCACCGGCGGGACACTGGTATTTCTGATGGGAGTGACTGCTCTTGCGGATATCTGCAGCGGGCTGCTGGAGGCGGGAATGCGTGCGGATATGCCGGCGGCAGTTCTGCAGAAGGGAACGACGGCGGCGCAGAAGAAGATAATTGCAACCGTTTCCACCCTGCCGGAGGAGGCAGAGCGGCGCGGTGTCGAAACACCGGCGATTATCGTAGTCGGGGAAGTGTGCCGTCTGGCGGAGCGATTTTCCTGGCAGGAGAAGAAGCCTCTGGCCGGAAAGAAGATTCTTGTCACCAGACCGCGGGAGCTGGTCTCGGAAATGGCGGCGAGGCTGCGGGAGCAGGGAGCGGAGGTGCTGGAGCTTCCGGCAATCCGTATCGTGCCGCGTGAGTGTGCAGGAGAGGTGGAGGAGACGCTTAAAAATCTGCGTACCTTTGACTGGCTGGCGTTTACCAGCCCCTCCGGAGTGCGGGTGTTCTTTGAGAATCTGAAAAAATGCCGTCTGGATATCCGGAGCCTGTCGGCGGTAAAGCTTGCCGTTCTCGGCAACGGCACCGGAAAAGAGCTGGAAAAATATGGCTGCTATGCGGATCTGATGCCGCAGCAGGCGTATGCGCAGGAGCTTGGAAAAGCGCTTGCAGAAGCGTGCCGGGGCGGTGAGAGGATTTTGCTGTTCCGCGCGGCGGCGGGCAGCCAGGAGCTTCTGGAGGAGCTTGCAAAGGTGCCGGGAGTGGTTGTGAACGACCTGGCAGCCTATGATACGGTTTATGAGACATCGCCGCTGATTGATGTCCGTGCGGAATTTGAGGAGAAGAAAACCGATTATGCGGTATTTACCAGTGCATCTACTGTCAGAGGCTTTGCAGAGAGCGTGCCGGGGCTGGATTTTACGAAGGTACGGGCTGTCTGCATCGGCAGAAAGACAAAAGCGGCCGCCGATGAGCTTGGAATGGAAACCTTTATGGCAGAAGAGCCGTCTATGGACGCCGTTGTGCGTCTGGTGGAGAAGTTGGCAGGCGGCAGCTTATAA
- the hemC gene encoding hydroxymethylbilane synthase, with the protein MKRTIIIGSRESRLAVIQSEIVKQAIEQENPQLAVSILTMKTTGDKILDRTLDKVGGKGLFVKELDRALLEKRSDLSVHSLKDVPMEVPKELPLLAFSAREDVRDVLVLPEGAVEPDFSKPFGCSGRRRALQIKELYPHVTCHPVRGNVLTRLRKLDEGEYGALILAAAGLKRLGLEGRISRYFSTEEMVPAAGQGILAVQGRCGEDHSYLKAFSDDEARDAALCERAFVRALDGGCSSPVAAYARTEGSRILLTGLYYEEDTGRWCRGCLGGARTDAERIGAELAEYLAGSVQSSGAPQGSRLPDICL; encoded by the coding sequence ATGAAAAGGACAATCATAATCGGCAGCCGGGAGAGCAGGCTGGCAGTTATCCAGTCTGAGATAGTGAAGCAGGCGATTGAGCAGGAGAATCCGCAGCTTGCGGTATCCATTCTGACGATGAAGACGACAGGCGATAAGATTCTCGACCGCACGCTGGATAAGGTGGGCGGAAAAGGTTTATTTGTGAAAGAGCTTGACAGAGCGCTTCTGGAGAAGAGAAGCGACCTTTCGGTCCACAGTCTGAAGGATGTGCCGATGGAGGTGCCAAAGGAGCTTCCGCTGCTCGCTTTTTCCGCACGGGAGGATGTGCGGGATGTTCTGGTACTGCCGGAGGGCGCCGTGGAACCTGATTTTTCAAAGCCGTTTGGCTGTTCCGGCAGACGCCGGGCTTTGCAGATAAAGGAGCTGTATCCGCATGTCACCTGTCATCCGGTGCGCGGGAATGTGCTTACGCGGCTGCGCAAGCTGGATGAAGGGGAATACGGCGCGCTGATTCTGGCGGCCGCCGGTCTGAAGAGACTGGGGCTGGAGGGGCGAATCAGCCGTTATTTTTCGACGGAGGAAATGGTGCCGGCAGCCGGGCAGGGAATTCTTGCGGTGCAGGGCAGGTGCGGAGAGGATCACAGCTATCTGAAGGCGTTTTCTGATGATGAGGCAAGGGACGCGGCGCTCTGTGAGCGGGCGTTTGTCCGTGCACTGGACGGCGGCTGCAGCTCGCCGGTAGCAGCGTATGCCCGCACGGAGGGCAGCCGGATTTTGCTGACGGGTTTATATTATGAGGAGGATACCGGGCGGTGGTGCCGGGGGTGCCTGGGCGGCGCGCGCACGGATGCGGAGCGCATCGGAGCGGAGCTGGCAGAATATCTTGCCGGCAGCGTGCAGTCGTCGGGAGCACCGCAGGGCAGCCGCCTGCCGGATATCTGTCTGTAG